Proteins from a genomic interval of Alteromonas macleodii ATCC 27126:
- a CDS encoding ABC transporter ATP-binding protein — protein MLSVNNLSVNYGSTRVVDKLNLELGQDEILMLVGPTGCGKTTILQALAGLIPISEGAMSLGEWESTANKHVPPEKRNVGMVFQDFALFPHLTVQQNVCFRLKDTKLADHWLQLLGLDNFRDAKPARLSGGQKQRVALARTLAHEPSFVLLDEPLSNLDAALKDSLRWEIRDALKKAGVPAIWVTHDQEEALSVGDRVGILNKGVLEQLDTPEACYSSPASRFVARFMGEASFLSATFDSSAANTDKTVVTDIGNVPGTPLQGASGNVDLLVRPDDLSLDATLSETNCKVEWVRYEGESRLYAVVLDCGDELKVRVSHENAIKPGTRAFVQLITTHPLAVFPRG, from the coding sequence ATGCTTAGTGTAAATAATTTGTCTGTGAATTATGGGTCTACCCGCGTTGTCGACAAGTTAAATCTTGAGCTTGGACAAGACGAAATCCTGATGCTGGTGGGGCCAACCGGCTGCGGTAAAACCACCATTTTGCAAGCGTTGGCTGGGCTTATTCCTATTTCAGAAGGTGCTATGAGCCTAGGTGAATGGGAAAGTACAGCAAACAAACATGTTCCGCCTGAAAAGCGTAACGTGGGTATGGTGTTTCAAGACTTTGCGTTGTTTCCTCATCTTACCGTTCAGCAGAACGTTTGCTTTCGTTTAAAAGACACTAAGCTGGCCGATCATTGGCTTCAATTATTAGGCTTAGATAACTTCCGCGATGCAAAACCTGCACGTCTTTCTGGCGGTCAGAAGCAGCGCGTTGCGCTAGCAAGAACGCTAGCTCACGAACCTTCCTTTGTATTGCTAGACGAACCCCTTTCAAACCTTGATGCTGCGCTAAAAGACAGCTTGCGCTGGGAAATTCGCGATGCCTTAAAAAAAGCAGGCGTACCTGCTATTTGGGTAACGCACGATCAAGAAGAGGCGCTAAGCGTTGGCGATAGAGTGGGTATACTTAATAAAGGTGTGCTTGAGCAATTAGACACACCTGAAGCCTGTTACTCTTCTCCTGCCAGCCGTTTTGTGGCGCGTTTTATGGGCGAGGCCAGCTTCTTAAGTGCGACGTTCGATAGCAGCGCAGCAAATACAGACAAAACAGTGGTTACCGATATTGGTAATGTGCCGGGCACACCGCTTCAAGGTGCAAGCGGCAACGTAGACTTGTTGGTACGCCCTGACGATTTAAGCTTAGATGCTACACTTAGTGAAACTAACTGTAAGGTTGAATGGGTACGCTACGAAGGCGAAAGTCGGCTTTACGCGGTTGTCTTAGATTGCGGCGACGAGCTTAAAGTACGAGTAAGCCACGAAAATGCTATAAAGCCCGGTACTCGCGCCTTCGTACAGCTAATAACCACACATCCATTGGCCGTTTTTCCTAGAGGTTAA
- a CDS encoding NAD(P)/FAD-dependent oxidoreductase yields MIKRDVIVIGAGAAGLFCAAQAGARGRSVEVLDHAKKVGRKILMSGGGRCNFTNMYAGPENFLSQNPHFCKSALSRYTQWDFIGLVAEYGIAYHEKTLGQLFCDDSAKEIVDLLLNECNKADVTITTRCDILSVEKTESGYSLTTSNGEYECESLVIATGGLSMPKLGATPFGYKIAQQFGLNVLPTRAALVPFTLHDKDKDTLAELSGIAVDVYASCNDTTFKEAMLFTHRGLSGPAMLQISSYWEAGDCLSINMLPNDDATALLQTARTETPDALLATCLNKVFPKRMVQSLIEYHSWRNVPVKQLTHGECDAIADTLENWQIKPNGTEGYRTAEVTIGGVDTNDLSSKTMMAKNVEGLYFIGEVVDVTGWLGGFNFQWAWSSGWAAGQVV; encoded by the coding sequence GTGATCAAGCGCGATGTAATTGTTATTGGTGCAGGAGCTGCAGGGCTTTTTTGTGCGGCGCAGGCCGGCGCGCGTGGACGCAGCGTAGAAGTGCTTGATCACGCCAAAAAAGTGGGCCGAAAAATCCTGATGTCTGGCGGTGGACGCTGTAACTTCACTAACATGTATGCAGGCCCTGAAAACTTTCTTTCGCAAAACCCTCACTTTTGTAAGTCGGCACTAAGTCGCTATACCCAATGGGACTTTATTGGCTTGGTTGCCGAGTATGGCATTGCCTACCATGAAAAAACCTTGGGCCAACTGTTTTGTGATGATAGCGCCAAAGAGATCGTCGATTTACTGCTAAATGAGTGCAACAAAGCGGATGTGACGATTACCACTCGTTGCGACATTCTAAGTGTAGAAAAGACTGAAAGTGGGTACTCACTTACAACCTCGAATGGTGAGTATGAATGTGAATCCCTTGTAATTGCTACCGGCGGTTTAAGCATGCCAAAGCTAGGAGCCACGCCATTTGGCTATAAAATAGCGCAGCAATTTGGTCTTAACGTTTTACCTACTCGTGCAGCACTTGTTCCCTTTACCTTGCACGATAAAGATAAAGACACATTGGCAGAACTTAGCGGTATCGCAGTTGATGTATATGCCAGCTGCAACGACACTACGTTTAAAGAAGCGATGTTGTTTACCCACCGAGGGTTGAGCGGCCCTGCCATGCTACAAATTTCCAGCTATTGGGAAGCGGGTGACTGCTTAAGTATCAACATGCTACCTAACGACGATGCTACGGCGCTTCTACAAACTGCACGCACAGAGACGCCAGACGCATTGCTTGCTACCTGTTTAAATAAAGTATTTCCAAAGCGTATGGTGCAGAGCCTTATTGAGTATCATAGTTGGCGCAACGTGCCGGTGAAACAGCTGACTCACGGCGAGTGCGACGCCATTGCTGACACCCTAGAGAATTGGCAAATAAAGCCAAACGGCACAGAAGGATATCGCACCGCCGAAGTTACTATAGGCGGTGTTGATACCAATGACCTATCATCAAAAACCATGATGGCGAAAAACGTAGAAGGTCTGTACTTCATTGGCGAAGTGGTTGACGTTACCGGTTGGCTCGGTGGCTTTAATTTCCAGTGGGCATGGAGCAGTGGTTGGGCAGCAGGGCAGGTGGTTTAG
- a CDS encoding OmpW/AlkL family protein, translated as MKNLALALTALPFIASASSAVAFEKGDILVRGGFATVAPDESSSNINVGDDLGFGLTIDNNTQLGLTAAYFITDRVNVEVLAATPFTHDVNFAIDNPLGTGNQLGEVTHLPPTVTVNYYFNDPSSAFQPYVGAGLNYTFIYDEQFTGANEEAGLSDLSLDNSFGLAAQVGIDYQLSERWFLNAAVRWIDIDTEASFNLGDTRGSVSAIEIDPFVYAISLGYRF; from the coding sequence ATGAAAAACTTAGCTTTAGCACTAACCGCCCTTCCCTTTATTGCTTCAGCATCCAGTGCAGTTGCATTTGAAAAAGGCGACATTCTCGTCCGAGGTGGCTTTGCCACGGTTGCACCTGATGAATCGTCTTCAAACATTAACGTGGGGGACGACTTGGGCTTTGGCCTGACCATTGATAACAACACGCAATTGGGCCTCACCGCGGCCTATTTCATCACGGATAGAGTTAACGTAGAAGTATTAGCCGCAACACCGTTCACACATGACGTTAATTTCGCTATCGATAACCCATTAGGAACAGGTAACCAGCTAGGCGAAGTAACCCACCTTCCGCCCACAGTGACGGTTAACTATTACTTTAACGATCCATCAAGTGCTTTTCAGCCCTATGTAGGTGCGGGCCTAAACTATACGTTTATTTATGACGAGCAATTTACGGGAGCTAATGAAGAGGCAGGGCTTAGTGACTTATCTCTAGATAACTCGTTTGGCTTAGCCGCACAAGTGGGAATAGACTATCAGTTAAGCGAAAGATGGTTTTTGAATGCCGCCGTTCGTTGGATAGATATAGACACAGAAGCAAGCTTCAACCTAGGTGATACCCGGGGCTCTGTGAGCGCTATTGAAATAGACCCCTTTGTCTATGCTATTTCGCTAGGTTACCGGTTTTAG
- a CDS encoding diguanylate phosphodiesterase, with the protein MLKQLVYRSQSTVKIDENELLKITNDSLPFNAKNHITGILLFDGEYFFQVLEGDCEKVNALFEHIKTDSRHSNIMKVTEMVIHKRDFGDWHLRTLSVAEGSRCYWLPSDINISRESRIFALLNSFASGKWRTCLSDNARKDVRANVTTSEKAVKPFENSDIQFAFQPIVDTYRARVSSIEALIRSNDGRYPETILEELVGPEKYDFDLKSKAIAIKQGAALLSSDQSLSINLCPGAITSTVNVADYLHELVKRNKLKPQQLVIEVTETEIISESDTFYQAIEQIRSRGMRVAIDDFGAGYAGLSLLADFTPDKIKLDRKITTGIHESGHRQAITEAVLEFANSMGIPLVVEGVETIDEWLWLQHAGVQRFQGFLFAKPKLNGVSGIDFSFDGASS; encoded by the coding sequence GTGCTCAAGCAGTTAGTTTACAGAAGTCAGTCGACGGTAAAAATTGATGAAAATGAACTTCTTAAAATAACAAACGATTCACTGCCATTTAATGCGAAAAACCACATTACAGGTATTCTTTTGTTTGATGGGGAATACTTCTTTCAAGTGCTTGAAGGAGATTGTGAGAAGGTAAACGCGCTTTTCGAACATATAAAAACAGACAGTCGTCACAGCAACATTATGAAAGTGACCGAAATGGTCATTCACAAACGCGATTTTGGAGATTGGCATTTAAGAACGCTTTCTGTCGCAGAAGGAAGCCGCTGCTATTGGTTACCTTCGGACATTAATATTAGCCGGGAAAGCCGGATATTTGCGCTTCTCAACAGCTTTGCTTCTGGGAAATGGCGAACTTGTTTAAGTGATAACGCGCGCAAAGACGTAAGAGCTAACGTTACGACGTCAGAGAAAGCAGTTAAACCCTTCGAAAACTCTGACATTCAGTTTGCCTTTCAGCCTATTGTGGATACCTACAGAGCTCGTGTCTCTTCAATTGAAGCCCTAATCAGAAGTAACGATGGGAGATACCCTGAGACTATTTTGGAGGAGCTGGTTGGGCCGGAAAAGTACGATTTTGACCTGAAAAGCAAAGCTATAGCAATTAAGCAAGGCGCTGCGTTGCTATCTTCAGACCAGTCTTTATCCATCAATTTATGCCCCGGAGCGATTACCTCCACCGTCAACGTCGCAGACTACCTTCACGAATTGGTTAAACGCAATAAATTGAAACCACAGCAGCTTGTTATCGAAGTTACCGAAACAGAAATAATCAGCGAAAGTGACACATTTTACCAAGCAATAGAGCAGATCCGTTCACGAGGCATGAGAGTCGCTATAGATGACTTCGGCGCAGGGTACGCAGGGTTATCATTACTCGCAGACTTCACACCAGACAAAATTAAATTAGATAGAAAAATAACGACAGGCATTCATGAAAGCGGGCATCGACAAGCAATAACCGAGGCCGTACTCGAGTTTGCCAACTCTATGGGAATTCCCTTGGTGGTAGAAGGCGTCGAAACGATTGATGAGTGGCTGTGGTTGCAACATGCGGGTGTACAAAGATTTCAGGGGTTCTTGTTCGCAAAGCCCAAATTAAATGGTGTTAGTGGTATTGATTTTTCCTTCGACGGCGCTAGCAGCTAA
- a CDS encoding sensor domain-containing diguanylate cyclase, producing the protein MSRNFVRLLFGLILLTFGTFANAACVINAENGTSDTDTDSALSIVLKEGAQRLSLSCDVNATHVLYFPRNYLSYNQLYDSEMQKVPKLTGAFESYAIDNTHKRLFLDINSQVERPVRLNIATLNDFQTLASIHTFTLSLFIGFCLALTLYVGMLGTSMRNYGFYSYSFYVLSAAIFFLLQEGLLNIAFPHVAFFSNFKLHLLFAGITVFAAVKFLDQLLDFKALLKVWQRQFILGMACSALALSFVQIILSTSDAMRVNSTLSLITLITMTCTLSSCVYAAYRKVHCSNLVLMGIAVMVFSMMFRLVFSDVSAFMYRYGLIVGITIEAFIFAIATSRKVKKLDDDRLSAFKRASTDSLCKVLNRSGWEGIAQSLLTNFNKEGGYLTLLFIDVDNFKEINDQYGHHCGDKVLQVIAKILLSRCRDQDAVGRLGGDEFVVLSHCYSEGQSERLAARIEASLLERDIRTDNVVISVTASVGTYITNERCKDLTTLLNKADKLMYSVKEKHKTVQLASS; encoded by the coding sequence GTGTCGCGTAATTTTGTTCGCTTGTTGTTTGGGTTGATTTTGCTGACGTTCGGCACGTTTGCCAATGCAGCGTGCGTCATTAATGCTGAAAATGGTACTTCTGATACTGATACCGATAGTGCTCTGTCTATCGTACTTAAAGAAGGTGCACAGCGACTTTCGTTAAGCTGCGATGTCAACGCGACTCACGTTCTCTATTTCCCAAGAAACTACCTTTCTTATAATCAGCTGTATGACAGCGAGATGCAAAAAGTCCCCAAGTTAACCGGCGCATTTGAGTCCTATGCAATAGATAATACCCATAAGCGTCTATTTTTGGATATTAACTCTCAGGTAGAGCGACCTGTCAGGCTAAATATCGCTACGTTAAATGATTTTCAGACGTTGGCGTCAATACATACCTTCACATTGAGCTTGTTCATCGGCTTTTGCTTAGCGTTAACCTTGTACGTTGGAATGCTGGGAACAAGTATGCGCAACTACGGCTTTTACTCCTACAGTTTCTATGTGCTCAGTGCGGCAATTTTCTTTTTGCTTCAAGAAGGGTTACTGAACATTGCGTTTCCCCATGTCGCCTTTTTCTCGAACTTTAAACTGCATCTGTTATTCGCAGGGATCACGGTATTTGCTGCGGTAAAGTTTCTTGATCAACTACTCGATTTCAAAGCACTGCTAAAAGTATGGCAGCGCCAGTTTATTCTGGGAATGGCGTGTTCGGCACTGGCACTTTCATTTGTGCAGATCATTCTGTCCACTTCTGATGCGATGAGAGTAAATAGTACGCTAAGTCTTATCACGCTGATAACAATGACCTGTACGCTATCAAGCTGCGTTTACGCCGCCTACCGCAAAGTACATTGCTCAAACTTAGTATTAATGGGTATTGCTGTCATGGTGTTTTCCATGATGTTTCGATTGGTTTTTTCAGACGTGTCAGCGTTTATGTACCGCTACGGACTTATTGTGGGAATAACTATTGAAGCGTTTATTTTTGCTATTGCCACGTCGAGAAAAGTGAAAAAGCTTGATGACGATAGGCTAAGTGCATTCAAACGTGCGTCTACAGATTCCTTGTGTAAAGTGCTAAACCGCAGTGGATGGGAAGGAATAGCACAAAGCCTGCTTACTAACTTCAACAAGGAAGGAGGGTATTTAACCTTGCTATTCATCGACGTTGATAACTTCAAGGAGATTAACGATCAATATGGGCACCATTGTGGCGATAAGGTGCTGCAGGTTATTGCTAAAATTCTGCTGAGCCGATGCCGAGACCAAGATGCAGTAGGGCGACTTGGCGGCGATGAATTTGTGGTGCTAAGCCACTGTTACAGTGAAGGACAATCTGAGCGCTTGGCTGCGCGCATAGAAGCCAGTCTGCTGGAAAGGGATATTAGAACCGATAACGTTGTTATTTCTGTTACGGCAAGCGTAGGCACATACATCACAAATGAACGCTGCAAAGATCTCACCACTCTGTTAAATAAAGCAGATAAACTGATGTACAGCGTTAAGGAGAAGCATAAAACGGTTCAATTGGCGTCTTCTTAA
- a CDS encoding ArgP/LysG family DNA-binding transcriptional regulator has product MLDYDALRCFHEVLRYGGFEKGAQALNLTQSAVSQKIKRLEQSVGGPVMVRTKPLRATPLGKELLAHIQKVSVLEEALNIQSGLEASAAPISVAVNNDVLATWFSQVMAAFSDKRANPIHIVNADQTQTRDILQQGRVMACISQTGTPVTGGQSIRLGTMRYQLYASPRFIERYLHKEISPQSVMSTPGLLYDEYDVTLLTDYQRECLNIAPSFTTCHWYPSSHGFVKMALDGVVWALLPTLQVKQEVNEGDLVPLFPHKELGVPLFWHWTTLESAALADLTKAVKNIAKAQLK; this is encoded by the coding sequence ATGTTGGATTACGACGCGCTTCGATGCTTTCATGAAGTGTTACGCTACGGCGGATTTGAAAAAGGTGCACAGGCCCTAAACCTCACCCAGTCGGCGGTATCGCAAAAAATAAAACGGCTAGAGCAGAGTGTCGGCGGCCCAGTGATGGTTCGCACCAAGCCGCTTCGCGCTACGCCACTGGGAAAAGAGCTGCTGGCGCATATTCAAAAAGTAAGCGTATTAGAAGAAGCGCTGAATATACAAAGTGGATTAGAAGCGTCGGCTGCACCTATAAGCGTTGCCGTGAATAACGATGTGCTGGCTACCTGGTTCTCGCAAGTAATGGCCGCGTTTAGTGATAAGCGTGCCAACCCGATTCATATTGTTAACGCGGATCAAACTCAAACCCGAGACATATTACAGCAAGGCCGTGTAATGGCTTGCATTAGCCAAACAGGTACACCCGTTACCGGTGGGCAATCTATAAGACTGGGAACCATGCGCTATCAACTTTATGCATCGCCTCGCTTCATTGAGCGATACCTGCATAAAGAAATATCCCCCCAGAGCGTGATGAGTACACCGGGTTTGCTGTACGACGAATACGATGTGACTTTGCTGACTGATTATCAACGAGAGTGTTTAAACATAGCCCCCTCTTTTACAACTTGTCATTGGTATCCATCGTCTCATGGCTTTGTCAAAATGGCGCTAGATGGCGTGGTGTGGGCTTTGCTACCCACGCTTCAAGTTAAACAAGAGGTTAACGAAGGCGATCTCGTTCCGTTATTTCCTCATAAAGAGCTTGGTGTACCGTTATTTTGGCATTGGACAACCCTTGAATCGGCAGCGCTTGCCGACTTGACCAAAGCCGTAAAGAATATAGCGAAAGCGCAGCTTAAATGA
- a CDS encoding LysE/ArgO family amino acid transporter → MLAAATSGFVMGGTLIIAVSAQNSFLIEQSMKRQWTTLFVLLFILSDAISISLGAMGFGLLLQEYPMLVSITKWAGVAFLLWIAFNKIKSSLANDALVLEMAKKQLSFKKALLIALAVTWLNPHFYLDTLLLMGNLASQWQENKWWFVGGAIGASVVWFVGLSTLTARFAHHMQRPNFWRWFNRLNAAVLGMVSIQLASL, encoded by the coding sequence ATGTTGGCGGCAGCAACAAGTGGTTTCGTGATGGGCGGTACCCTAATTATTGCAGTAAGCGCACAAAACAGTTTTTTGATTGAGCAATCGATGAAGCGACAGTGGACAACCTTATTTGTCCTGCTGTTTATCCTAAGCGATGCTATCTCAATAAGCTTAGGAGCGATGGGCTTTGGCTTGCTATTGCAGGAATACCCAATGCTGGTGTCTATCACCAAGTGGGCTGGTGTTGCGTTCTTACTGTGGATTGCTTTTAACAAAATAAAATCATCTTTGGCCAACGACGCGCTAGTTTTAGAAATGGCGAAAAAGCAACTGTCGTTCAAAAAAGCACTGCTCATCGCGTTGGCAGTAACCTGGTTAAACCCCCACTTTTACCTAGACACTTTATTGTTGATGGGAAATTTAGCGAGTCAGTGGCAAGAAAATAAATGGTGGTTTGTGGGGGGAGCTATTGGTGCATCTGTAGTTTGGTTCGTCGGTTTGAGTACCTTAACCGCACGTTTTGCGCACCATATGCAGCGCCCTAATTTCTGGCGTTGGTTTAACCGTCTTAATGCTGCGGTATTAGGTATGGTAAGTATTCAGTTGGCGAGTTTGTAA
- a CDS encoding DMT family transporter: MSWIYLIVAGLLEIGWPVGLKMSQEAETRVMGILLAVGFMAASGFCLWMAQKQIPIGTAYAVWTGIGAAGTFLVGVMFYGDPSSLARYFGVALIVAGVVVLKLAH, translated from the coding sequence GTGAGCTGGATTTATTTGATTGTGGCGGGCCTTCTGGAAATTGGTTGGCCTGTTGGACTAAAAATGTCACAAGAGGCGGAAACCCGCGTAATGGGTATTTTACTTGCGGTTGGGTTTATGGCTGCCAGTGGTTTTTGTTTATGGATGGCGCAAAAACAAATTCCAATTGGAACGGCATACGCTGTGTGGACAGGAATAGGCGCCGCGGGCACATTTTTAGTGGGTGTTATGTTTTATGGCGACCCCTCATCATTGGCACGATATTTCGGCGTAGCGCTTATTGTTGCAGGAGTTGTTGTCTTAAAGTTGGCCCACTAA
- a CDS encoding DUF1499 domain-containing protein encodes MKALIALTSIVGFLMVVLPGPLYQYAGVSLGTAFTSLRFGVYVGGAALILIILQVLINRKNVSWGSTFICAILALVAVGMPVSMMSKASAVPPIHDITTDVTNPPEFVAIAPLREGAPNSIAYEGGEVTKQQLEAYPEIKTQLLPQPANEVYIAAEKAIEALGWERVNDGALPNTLEATDTTAWFGFKDDVVIRLTAKSDDTLVDIRSKSRVGKSDLGKNAERIETFMAELRNQLGYH; translated from the coding sequence TTGAAAGCACTCATTGCCCTTACCAGTATTGTCGGTTTCCTTATGGTGGTATTACCCGGCCCCCTTTATCAGTATGCCGGTGTGAGTTTAGGCACCGCATTCACTTCACTGCGATTTGGCGTGTATGTGGGCGGCGCAGCGTTGATACTCATTATTTTGCAGGTTTTGATTAACCGTAAAAACGTTAGCTGGGGAAGCACCTTTATCTGTGCCATTCTTGCCCTGGTTGCTGTAGGAATGCCGGTGAGCATGATGAGCAAAGCCAGCGCAGTTCCTCCGATCCATGACATTACTACCGATGTCACTAATCCGCCGGAGTTCGTTGCAATTGCTCCGCTACGCGAAGGTGCGCCTAACTCCATCGCTTACGAAGGCGGTGAAGTCACTAAGCAGCAACTAGAAGCTTACCCTGAAATTAAAACTCAATTGCTGCCGCAACCCGCAAATGAGGTATACATCGCTGCAGAAAAAGCCATAGAGGCGCTTGGATGGGAACGCGTTAACGACGGCGCATTGCCTAACACCTTGGAAGCCACCGACACCACAGCGTGGTTTGGTTTTAAAGACGACGTTGTTATTCGCCTAACCGCTAAAAGCGATGACACACTGGTTGATATCCGCAGCAAATCACGAGTAGGGAAAAGTGATTTAGGCAAGAATGCTGAACGTATCGAAACCTTTATGGCAGAGCTTAGAAACCAACTTGGATATCACTAA
- a CDS encoding DNA-J related domain-containing protein → MQNQPDASEAYVLQAELLVDTLSTQKPLFQRGVSEYELIEILKKAPYHFFDDASLREPLMLFKTHFIVFHALYQLKRRWIEQGEGVLDIHTLNIKLNQESAHSDHNSAHSDKNSTHGDNYKDKESQDKVGAITEADALAEYYLDWGNFEKADRKSVDALLNAFWHRMASGNAHTFEQEDIADAHALLGLPQDEHVSLSVLKRVYKKALQLVHPDKGGTQQEAQDVIHAYQLLLGYYSLK, encoded by the coding sequence TTGCAAAATCAGCCTGATGCCAGCGAAGCTTACGTGCTTCAAGCCGAACTACTTGTTGATACGTTATCGACACAAAAGCCGCTTTTTCAACGTGGTGTGAGCGAGTATGAGCTCATTGAGATTTTGAAAAAAGCGCCATATCACTTTTTTGATGACGCTTCGTTACGAGAGCCTTTAATGCTCTTTAAAACCCATTTCATTGTGTTTCACGCCCTTTATCAACTTAAACGTCGTTGGATAGAGCAGGGCGAAGGCGTGCTAGACATTCATACTCTTAATATTAAGCTAAACCAAGAAAGTGCCCACAGCGACCATAATAGTGCCCACAGCGACAAAAATAGTACCCACGGCGACAATTATAAAGATAAAGAAAGTCAGGATAAGGTTGGAGCAATAACCGAAGCTGATGCCTTGGCTGAATACTACTTGGACTGGGGCAATTTTGAGAAGGCCGACAGAAAAAGTGTAGATGCACTGCTCAATGCGTTTTGGCATCGCATGGCCTCAGGAAACGCGCACACCTTTGAGCAGGAAGATATTGCTGATGCCCACGCGCTTCTGGGCCTGCCCCAAGATGAACATGTTTCTTTGTCGGTACTAAAACGAGTATATAAAAAAGCCCTGCAGTTGGTTCACCCTGATAAGGGAGGAACGCAACAGGAAGCCCAAGACGTCATTCACGCCTACCAGTTATTGCTGGGGTATTATTCGTTAAAATAG
- a CDS encoding efflux RND transporter periplasmic adaptor subunit, which produces MSRIFYVTAALITLVGVIGCSNEGEQAQQGAQQGMPAPSVSVVTLKQEPVVHEMVLPGRVSPSRQSQVRPQVDGVITERLFEEGAHVEKGQQLYQIDEARYLAQLNSAKADLKSVQANLKTLEAKARRYDDLVAQNAVSKQEYDDVIAQKDQAQAAISVAEAAVDVAKVNMGYTKVYAPISGRISRSFVTEGTLVTTNQSQQLATITQLDPVFIDMQESGASIITLRQSMRNQGSMDVELTVDEVTGKRYDQTGSVKFSEVTVDETTGSVTLRAEMPNPDGVLLPGLFVKGHVITGRENALLVPQRATTRQPDGSLSVYVVNQNNEVEGRTLEIGKIYRDQYVALSGVSEGEKVIVTGYQKVKPGAKVNPSEWQPSSRGSR; this is translated from the coding sequence ATGAGTCGCATTTTTTATGTTACTGCAGCATTAATAACCCTTGTCGGCGTTATTGGGTGTTCGAATGAAGGCGAGCAAGCACAGCAAGGTGCTCAGCAAGGTATGCCTGCACCCTCAGTATCGGTAGTTACACTGAAACAAGAACCTGTAGTACATGAAATGGTGTTACCGGGCCGAGTAAGCCCGTCTCGTCAATCTCAGGTGCGTCCTCAGGTAGATGGTGTTATTACGGAGCGCTTGTTTGAAGAAGGCGCACATGTAGAAAAAGGACAGCAGCTTTATCAAATTGACGAAGCCCGTTATCTAGCACAGTTAAATAGCGCAAAAGCCGATTTGAAAAGTGTTCAAGCGAACCTTAAAACGTTGGAAGCAAAGGCGCGACGCTATGACGACCTTGTTGCGCAAAACGCGGTAAGCAAACAAGAATATGACGACGTAATTGCTCAGAAAGATCAAGCGCAAGCGGCAATTAGCGTAGCTGAGGCAGCTGTTGACGTAGCGAAGGTTAACATGGGTTACACCAAAGTGTACGCCCCAATTAGCGGACGTATTAGCCGCTCTTTTGTTACTGAAGGTACCCTTGTTACTACGAACCAATCTCAGCAACTTGCAACCATTACACAGCTTGACCCAGTTTTCATTGATATGCAGGAGTCAGGTGCGTCAATTATTACGCTTCGTCAGTCAATGAGAAACCAAGGCTCAATGGATGTTGAATTAACGGTAGATGAAGTAACAGGCAAGCGTTACGACCAAACAGGCAGCGTTAAATTTTCTGAGGTAACGGTTGATGAGACCACTGGGTCGGTAACACTTCGTGCTGAAATGCCAAATCCAGATGGTGTATTGCTGCCTGGCTTGTTTGTGAAAGGCCACGTCATTACTGGACGCGAAAATGCGCTGCTTGTTCCTCAACGCGCAACGACACGCCAACCAGACGGTTCGCTTTCAGTTTATGTTGTTAACCAGAACAACGAAGTAGAAGGTCGTACCTTGGAAATAGGCAAAATCTATCGAGACCAATATGTTGCCCTAAGCGGTGTGAGCGAAGGCGAAAAGGTAATTGTAACTGGATATCAGAAGGTGAAGCCTGGCGCGAAAGTTAATCCGTCAGAGTGGCAACCATCATCACGTGGCTCACGATAG